From the Planctomycetia bacterium genome, the window TTCCGCGGCTTCAACGTCAGCTTCCTCGTCGGCTGGGCGTTCAACATCGCCGCGTCGGCGAACCTGCCGGCACTGGTGATGCTCCTGTTCTGGCCCCGGACCACGCGGCAGGGGATCGTGGCGGCGGTGGGCGTGGGGATGCTCGCCTCGCTGGGCTGGATCCTCTGCTCGGCGGACACGTTCGAGAAGGTCTACGGTCTGGCCCGGGAGTCGTCGCCGGTTCCCTTCAGCCAGCCGGGCCTGGTGACGATTCCGCTGGGCTTCGTCGTGCTCGTCGTGGTATCACTCTTCACCCAGCCCAGGCCCGCGACCGCGCGCTGACCGGGGCCGTTCTCCGGTCGCGACCGCCATGAAACGTCCCTCCCAGCCCAGTGCCCGACCGGTCATCCCCTGCGGCCGCCCGCACCTGCCGGCCATCCGCCAGATCTTCAACCACGCGATCCTCCATTCCACCGCGCTCTACGAGTACGAGCCGCGGTCGGAGCGGGTGATGGAGACCTGGTATGCCGACCGGCAGTCGCTGGGGGCGCCGATCCTGGGGATCGAATGGGAGCCGGGCGTGCTGGCCGGCTTCGCCACCTGGGGCCCGTTCCGTCCCCGGCCGGCCTACAAGTACTCGGTCGAGCATTCGGTGTACGTCGCCGAGCAGTTTCGCGGCCACGGCATCGGGCGGCAACTGCTCGAAGCGCTCGTGGCGGCGGCCCGCGACCGCGATCTGCACCAGCTGATCGCCGGGATCGACGCCGCCAACGCGGCGAGCATCGCCCTGCACGCGAGCCTCGGCTTTCGCTGCTGCGGCACCGTCCGCGAGGCCGGCTTCAAGTTCGGCCGCTGGCTCGACCTCCAGTTCTGGCAGCTGCTCCTGCCCACGCCCGCCCGGCCCGTCGACGGCTAGAGCAGATCCGACTGTGGTGGAGCACCGGCTTCGGGGGCGGCAACAGTCTCCTCGCTGCGGCCGCGGCGGCCACACGCTCGTCGAGCGTTCGCCGACCCCCGCGTCTGTCTCTCCCGATGTGTCCGGGCAGCGCTCAACAGGAGACAGAACCGCGCTCGGAGTCGACGGGCTGCTCACGTCCGCGGCAGCTCGTAGCCCTTGCGGTACTCCCGCGTGAACAGGGCGTTGGCCTCGGGGTCGGTCGCCCGCTCGGTGGCCGGATCGATGGCGAGTTCGCGGCCCAGCCGCAGCGGCGTGGCGCCGAAATCGACGGCGTTCTCCCGGAGGTGCGCCTCGAAGCCGGCAAGCGTCGCCGCCACGCGCGGCTCGTCGGCCGCGAGCGTCGGCCGCGTGCCGGCGGTCGTGGTGCCCCCGAGCGCGAAGGAGACGCTGCCGAGGTGCGACAGGGCGCTCGACAGGTGCCCGTCGGCGATATCGAGGTGCAGGTCCTCGTGGCGGCGGCTCTTGACGGCCTTGACGAAGTTCGCGAAGTGCTGCTGGTACAGGCCCCCCTGCCAGCTGGCGAGCTCGTGGCCGTCGTAGTCGAAGGCCACTGCCGAGGAGTAGTTCGGGGCCACGACGTAGCCGTCCCGGCCCCACCAGATGTTGCCCACCCGCAGCGGCACGGCCTCGGCCGCCCGGGCGACGTCGGCCTTCATCGGCAGGCCGCGGACATCGGAGACGATGACGGCGTCGTCCCACTGGAAGATCGTCACCAGGCTGTTGGGCGTGTCGCCGTTGTCGATGTAGCCGAGCCGGCCGCCGAGCGTCGCCACCCGGCGTGGCAGGTCGCGCTTGCCGAGCCCCCAGCGGGCCTTGTCGAGCTCGTGCGGGTTCTGGTTGCCGAGGTCCCCGTTGCCGGTGAGCCCGTTCCAGTGCCAGTCGTAGTGCAGCTTCTCGCGGACGGGCACGGCGGCCGGCGCCGGCCCCGCCCAGAGGTCGAAGTCGATCCCCTCCGGGAGCGGCGCGGGAGTCATCACGTGGCCGATGCTCCGGCGCCGCTTGTAGCACAACGCGTGGGCGATCCGCACGGGGCCAATCTTGCCGGCATGGATGAACTCGATCGCCTTGCGCATGCCGGTCATGCTCCGGCTCTGCGCCCCCATCTGGCAGATCCGGCCGAGGCGGCGGGCCCAGGCCGTCATCACCCGCCCCTCCTCGAGGTTGTGGCTGCAGGGCTTCTCGACGTACACGTCCTTGCCCGACTGCATCGCCCAGACGGCCATCAGAGCGTGCCAGTGGTTCGGGGTGGCGATCGAGACGGCGTCGATGTCCTTGCGGTCGAGGAGGCGGCGGACGTCCGCCACGTACTCGGGCGCCGCCCGGCCGCTGAACCGCGGCTGCTGCTTGGCGAAGGCGTTGGGATCGCAGTCGCAGACGGCCACGAGGTCGGCCTCCGGATTGGCGCGCCACTCGTCGACGTGGAAGCCCCCCTGCCCGTTGACGCCGACGACGGCGACTCGGAGCCGGTCCTGGGGGCCGGTCGGCCTGGCTGCCGGCGGCGGGGCATCGGCGGCCTGCGTTCCGCGCGGTGCCGCCAGGGACACGGCGGCGAGCCGAAACGCTTGGTCGAGAAAATCGCGGCGGCTGTTCTGCATCGGCTCGGCCCTCGCCTCCCGGGTCGCGCGGCCGCACGGTGACACCGCCGCCCGTCTCCGAGAGTCTACCCGCTGTCCGGCACCGTGGCCCGCGGGTGTCCGACGCCGTTCAGCCGCCGCGGGAAGGAGGTTTCCGGAGGCCCGCCGGGCGGGCTGCGGCCGGGGGGGTGTCGCAGGCGACGCTGAGCAGGCGGGCGGGATGGTTCCCCGCCGCCCGCAAGACGTGGGGAATGGCGGCGTCGATGTAGACGCAGTCACCCATGGTCAGCGTGATCGAATCGTCACCGTAGGCAACCTGGGCCTGCCCTTCGAGGACGAAGAGGAATCGCTGCCCGTCGCGGGTTTCCGGGGCATGGCGGCGGCCGCCAGGGACGAGGTGGATGATCACCGGATGCATGCCCCGGTTCCGCCAGCCGTTGGCCAGCTCCTCGTGGACGGCGGTGCGACTCTCCTTGGGAGTGGACCGCGTCCCCTCGCCGTGGCGGACCACCACCATCTGCGGTGGCACCGACAGGCCGGCGACGAGTTCATCGACGCCGCATTCGAGCGCCTCGGCCAGACGAACGAGCCCCTCGAGCGATGGCGAAAGCTGGCCCGTCTCGAGTTTCGACAGCCAGCTCACCGTGAACCCGGTGCGACTGACAACCTCTTCGAGGGTCAGACGGCGCCCGGTGCGGATGGTCCGCACGCGTCGGCCCAGATCGGCGAGGTTGAGAGCGCAAGTCATGGGGAGCAGGAAGTATGCCCCCACCATGAGTCGCTCGCAAGAGGGGATGGACCGCTGGGCTTTGCCGGCGGATTTTCCGCGACACGACCACCCCACCCCCAAGGGTTGGGTTTAGGCGCCGGGCCGGCGAAAGTGCCGATACGCCTGGAGCACGTCGTTGAGGTCGGACGAGATCTCGACCTCGTCGTCGGCGAAGTCGGCGAGCCAGGTGCGATTGCTGGCCACCGCGTCGGCGAGCAGCGGGAGCACCTCACCGAGCGAGACCCGCACCCGATCGACCGGGGCGGCTTTCACCACCGACAGGCCGACCGCATCGGCATCGGGACCCGTGTAGACCCGGAATTGACGCATTGCCATTGGCACACTCCCTTGCCTTGAGGCTGCTCGTGATCTGAGTGCCGTCGGGCCGACCGTCCTCATGACGCCGCCCGGAAGCCTCTACCTGAGAGGTATCGGCACGTGGGGTCGTCAAGGTTTGGCCGATTTCCCGGCTTGTGCGGGATTCGCCCGTCCCCGCCGTCAGAATCGGCAAACTGGGGGCCCCGGCTGGGCCAGGCCGGCCCGTTCAGCCGGCTGGCGGACGGTCCGTTCAGCCGGCCGGCGGACGGTCGAGGAGGCGGCCCGCCCGAAAGGCTTCGCCGATCGACTTCGGCACGAGGGCCTCGGCTCCGAGCAGCCGGGCCCGGTTCTCGGCCGTGGCGGCCTTCATCTCCTGCTCGCGGGCGATGGCGACGCTGCGCCGCTCCTCGGCCTTGGCCCGGGCGACCCGCGTATCGGCCTCGGCCTGGTCCACCTGCAGCCGGGCGCCGATGTTCTCGCCGACGTCGATGTCGGCGATGTCGATCGACACGATCTGGAACGCCGTCTGGGCGTCGAGCCCCCGGTCGAGGACCGCCTTGGCGATCTTGTCCGGCCGCTCCATGACCTCGAAGTGGGTCTCGGCCGAGCCGATCGACGTGATGATTCCCTCGCCGACCCGGGCGATGATCGTCTCCTCGGTGGCTCCGCCGATCAGTTGCCTGAGGTTCGTCCGCACCGTCACCAGGGCGCGGATTTTGAGTTCGACGCCGTTCTTGGCCACGGCGGAGAGCGTCGTCTTGCCGCTGGCGGCGTCGGGGCAGTCGATGACCTTGGGGTTGACGCTCGTCTGCACGGCGTCGAGGACGTCGCGGCCGGCGAGGTCGATGGCGCAGGCGCTGTCGAAATCGAGGTCGAGGTCGGCCCGCTGGGCGGCGATCAGGGCGCGGATCACCCGGGGCACGTCGCCGCCGGCGAGGTAGTGGGCCTCCAGCCGGCGCGGCGTGATGTCGGCCCCGAGGCCCGCCTGGGTTGCCATGATCCGGGCCTGCACGATCGTGCGCGCGTTGACCTTCCGCAGGCTCATGCCGAGCAGTTCCAGGAACGTCACCGGGGCCTTCGACCAGAAGGCCTGGAACCAGAGCTGCCCGTAGTTGAAGACCAGCAGCAGCATCACCAGCGCGAACAGCCCGAGCAGGATGCTGGCCCCGATGAGCAGGGTCGAGGAGGAAGCGATGTCGGCGGGCAGGCGTTCGGGCATGGGGGTTTCGTGGGGTGAGGGGTGTCCTCCAAGACTAGTTCCGGTTCCGGGCCGAAGAAAGCGGCCCGTCAGGAGGCGATCCAGCCGCCGCCGAGGACCCTGTCGCCGGCGTAGCAGACCGCCGGCTGGCCCGGGGAAATGGGCCCCGGCGTCTCCCCCGGCCCGCCCGTGAACCGGGCCCGAAACCGGCCATCGGGGAGCGGCGTGACGACCGCCGGGGCGGCGGCCCGCTGGGCCCGGCACTGGACCATGCAGGCAAACGGCTCGGCGGGGAGAGGGGCGATCCAGGTCGCGTTCTCGGCGGTCAGTTCCTGCTCCGGCACCTCGGCCCGCGAGCCGACGACCACGCGGCACGTCTGGGACTCGATCCGCACGACGTGCAGCCGCGCGCCGGTCGCCACGCCGAGCCCGCGCGACTGGCCGACGGTGAAGTGCTCGATCCCCGGATGCCGGCCGAGCACGGTCCCCGCGGTGTCGACGATCTCGCCCGCCCGGGAGCCGCCGAGCCGGTGGGCCACCAGCGCCGCATGCTGGCCCGGTGCCACGAAGCAGATTTCCTGGCTGTCCGGCTTGTCGGCCGTCGCCAGCCCGAGCGCCGCGGCCCGCTCGCGGACCTCCGCCTTCGCCAGGCCGCCCACCGGGAGGAGCGTGCGGCGCAGTCGGTCGGGGCGGATGTCGAACAGGACGTACGACTGGTCGCGGGCCGCGTCGTGGCCGCGCCGGAGGATCGGCGTCCCGTCCGCCCCCTGCTCGAGGCGGGCGTAGTGGCCGGTGGCGACGTGCGTGGCGCCGATCGCGTCGGCATGGTCGAAGAGCCGGCCGAACTTGAGCCACGAGTTGCAGCGCACGCACGGGTTGGGCGTGCGTCCCCGGCCATACTCGGCGGCGAAGGCGTCGATGATCCGGCTGAAGTCGCCGGTCAGGTCGAGCGGATAGAGGGGGATGCCGAGCCGGTCGGCCACCCGCCGGGCGTCGAGCGCGTCGGCCACGCCGCAGCAGCCCTGGTGGCCGGGCCGCGCGGCCGGCGCTGCGGCCTCGGGCAGCGCCGGGGCTGCCTGCCGCATGAAGACGCCGACGCAGTCGTGGCCGGCGGCGACGAGCAGCGCCGCGGCGACGCTCGAATCGACGCCCCCCGACATGGCGACGAGAACGCGTGTTCGGGCGGGGGAGTGCATGCTGGCGACCGCTGCACGCGGTTCACTCGTGATCCGGTGACGTGCCGCAGCCGCTCAGTACCGGAGCACGGTTTCGACGCGCTGGGGCGCGAGACGGTCGCGGCCGCCGAGGGCTTCGATCTCGACGAGAAACGCCCCGCCCGCCACCGTGCCGCCGGCCGCCTCGACCAGCCGCATGCAGGCGGCCGCCGTGCCGCCGGTGGCGAGCACGTCGTCGACGACGAGCACCCGCGCGCCGGGCTGGAGGATGCCGGTGTGCATCTCCAGCCGGTCGCGGCCGTACTCCAGGTCGTACTCGTAGGAGATGGTTTCGGCGGGCAGCTTGCCCGGCTTGCGGACCGGAATCAGGCCGGCGTTCAGCTCCAGGGCGAGCGGGCCCGCGAACAAAAACCCGCGCGCCTCCACCGCGGCGATCGCGTCGAGCCGGGCGCCGCGCCACGGCTCGGCGAGCCGGTCGATCGCCGCCGCGAAGGCGGCCACGTCGGCGAGGAGCGGTGTGATGTCGCGGAACAGGATGCCCGGCTTGGGGAAGTCGGGGATCGGCCGGATGTGGCGGGCGAGATCCATGGGGGAAGCCTACCCGCGTCAGGCGCCGTGCCGCAACCGGATCGTGGCCCGCGGCGCGCCGTCGAGTTCCAGCGCCAGCGTGGCGAGCGTCTCCGACTCGATCTGCCGGACCCGCTCCCGGGTCAGGCCGAGCCCGGCGCCGATCTCCTTGAGGGTCATCGGCTCCCCGCCGCCGAGGCCGAAGCGGAGCCGGATGATCGTCGCCGCCCGGGTGTCGAGCGACTCGATGCGGCGCAGCACGTGCCGCAGCGTGTCGTCGTCGAGCAGCACCTCGGCGGGGCACTTGGCGTTCTCGTCGCGGATCAGCTCACCGAGCGACCAGCCGCCTTCGGTCTGCTCGGTCTGCGGCGGCGACTGGTGGACGTGGATCGCCTTCTTGATGATCGGCAGCTTCTTGCGGGCCAGCCCCAGCATCCGCGCCACCTCCTCCGGCGTCGGCGTCCGGCCGAGGACGTCGCTGAGCCGGGCCGTGGCCCGGCGCCACTTGGAGAGCAATTCGACCATGTAGGCCGGAATCCGGATCGTCTTCCCGGAATTGATCAGTGCCCGCTTGATCGACTGCTTGATCCAGTAGCTGGCGTAGGTGCTGAACCGGGTGCCGATGCGCGGATCGAAGCCCTCGACCGCCCGCAGCAGACCGAGGTTGCCCTCCTCGATCAGGTCGGGAAGCGGCAGGCCGCGGTTGGCGTAGCCGCGGGCGATGTTCACCACCAGCCGGAGGTTCGCCCGCACCATGTGATCGCGGGCGGCCGCGTCCCCGGTGGCGATCGCCTCGGCGAGCCGCTTCTCGTCCGCCGCGGTGAGCAGCGACGTCTCGTTGATCTCCCGCAGGTAGGTCTCGAGCGGATTTTGGACGGCGGAGGTCGGCGGGCGGCGGCTTGGCATGGCTGGCGGGCGATCCCCTGTGATGAGCGTCCGGATGTGGCGACGGGCCGTCCCGCGGACGACCGGCGCGGGCCTTCCGGCTCCGCACGCAGGAAGTATCGACGCGGCGCCACGCCGGCTGCACAAGCCGGGGGAAGAGGGTCGATCGCGCGGGCTGAGCGGGTCGCGTCGATTGCCGGGCCGCTGGCATTCCGGCCACCGTCAGCCCGCAGTTAGCGCGGCGCGTGCGCCTGGCTGGAACCGATGACGCGCTCGAGGAACTGACGGATGGCCAGCCCCGACGGCGACTCCGCATCGACCGGGGCCGCGTCGCCATCGAGCAGGACGAGCGTGCTGTCGGCGCCGGCCGCCTTGAGGGCGCGATCGAGCTCGAGCGACTGGTCCGCCGGCACGTTGGCGTCCCGGGCGGCGTGGAGGAGGAGCGTCGGCGGCGCTTCGGCGCCGACGTGCTCCAACGGGCTCGCGCGCCGGGCCGCTTCGCGGAACTCGGGCAACGGTCCCCCCACCAGCCGGCTGGCCGCCGACGTGCCGCGTTGGTGCGCGATTCCCAGCGACGCGAGATGGAACGGCGCCCCGATCGCCCCGACTGCGGCCACGTCACCGGCCTGTTCCGCCGGCTGGCCCGTGCCGGTGGCCGGAGGCGAGGTGGCGAAGGCGACAAGCGCCGCCAGATGGCCGCCTCCCGCCCGGCCAAAGACGCAGATGCGTTCCGGGTCGATGCCCCACACCTCGGCATCCTGCCGCAACGTGGCCAGCGCCGCCCGGCAGTCGTCGAGCTGCGCCGGGAACTGAGCGACGTCGCTGGGCCGGTAGTCGATGCTGGCCACGGCGAACCCGTGCCGCACCAGCCAGAGCAGCGGACAATCGTCCTGCTGACCGCCACGCCAGTCGGTGCCGCGAATCCAGACGACCAGCGGCGTGCCGCCCCCCGCGCAGCCCTCGGGCAGATGGAGGTCGAACCGTTGCCGGGCGTTGGCTTCGGCCCCGTAGCGCTGGCCGCGATGGGTGACCGCGGCGCTCACGGAGTCGGCGGGGCGAACCGCCGGCCGTTCCGCGGGGACGGCAGTCGCGGTTGGCGCCTCGGCGGGAACGGCAGTCGCGGTCGGCGCCTCGGCGGGGACACCGACGGGCCGGCTGCGGCGCGTCACCCGGCGCGGCCGGCGCGATCCGCGCCGGCCCGGCGCTGGAGCGAACTCTCCGGGGACGTCGGCCGCCGGCCGGTGGTCGTCCCGCCAGGCGATTTCGACGCCGTCCCACGTGCCCGCCAGGGCGGAGGCGTCTCCCGCCATGCCGAGGGCGAGCACGCCGGCCGCGACGAGGGCCGCGGTCCGGCGGTCGCCGGCTCGGCATCGTGAGGCTGTGCGGGGCATGGTGCCCGGGCCTCGGCTCACCGCCGGGCGGGCATCTGCCCACCCGGGGTCAGCTCGTCGATGATCTTGGGGATGTACTTGGCGAGCACTTCGGCGAGCTGGCTGCGATCGATGCCCCGCGAGCGGGCGATGGTTTCGAGCTCGCGATCGCCGAACACGTCCTCGATCTGCCGGCGGTCGACCGGCTTGTTGGGACCGGGGCGGACCCACGAATCGACCTGCTCGCGCATCCCCT encodes:
- a CDS encoding N-acetyltransferase, giving the protein MKRPSQPSARPVIPCGRPHLPAIRQIFNHAILHSTALYEYEPRSERVMETWYADRQSLGAPILGIEWEPGVLAGFATWGPFRPRPAYKYSVEHSVYVAEQFRGHGIGRQLLEALVAAARDRDLHQLIAGIDAANAASIALHASLGFRCCGTVREAGFKFGRWLDLQFWQLLLPTPARPVDG
- a CDS encoding NADH-dependent dehydrogenase, with translation MQNSRRDFLDQAFRLAAVSLAAPRGTQAADAPPPAARPTGPQDRLRVAVVGVNGQGGFHVDEWRANPEADLVAVCDCDPNAFAKQQPRFSGRAAPEYVADVRRLLDRKDIDAVSIATPNHWHALMAVWAMQSGKDVYVEKPCSHNLEEGRVMTAWARRLGRICQMGAQSRSMTGMRKAIEFIHAGKIGPVRIAHALCYKRRRSIGHVMTPAPLPEGIDFDLWAGPAPAAVPVREKLHYDWHWNGLTGNGDLGNQNPHELDKARWGLGKRDLPRRVATLGGRLGYIDNGDTPNSLVTIFQWDDAVIVSDVRGLPMKADVARAAEAVPLRVGNIWWGRDGYVVAPNYSSAVAFDYDGHELASWQGGLYQQHFANFVKAVKSRRHEDLHLDIADGHLSSALSHLGSVSFALGGTTTAGTRPTLAADEPRVAATLAGFEAHLRENAVDFGATPLRLGRELAIDPATERATDPEANALFTREYRKGYELPRT
- a CDS encoding transcriptional regulator translates to MVGAYFLLPMTCALNLADLGRRVRTIRTGRRLTLEEVVSRTGFTVSWLSKLETGQLSPSLEGLVRLAEALECGVDELVAGLSVPPQMVVVRHGEGTRSTPKESRTAVHEELANGWRNRGMHPVIIHLVPGGRRHAPETRDGQRFLFVLEGQAQVAYGDDSITLTMGDCVYIDAAIPHVLRAAGNHPARLLSVACDTPPAAARPAGLRKPPSRGG
- a CDS encoding UPF0365 protein, whose product is MPERLPADIASSSTLLIGASILLGLFALVMLLLVFNYGQLWFQAFWSKAPVTFLELLGMSLRKVNARTIVQARIMATQAGLGADITPRRLEAHYLAGGDVPRVIRALIAAQRADLDLDFDSACAIDLAGRDVLDAVQTSVNPKVIDCPDAASGKTTLSAVAKNGVELKIRALVTVRTNLRQLIGGATEETIIARVGEGIITSIGSAETHFEVMERPDKIAKAVLDRGLDAQTAFQIVSIDIADIDVGENIGARLQVDQAEADTRVARAKAEERRSVAIAREQEMKAATAENRARLLGAEALVPKSIGEAFRAGRLLDRPPAG
- the mnmA gene encoding tRNA-specific 2-thiouridylase MnmA yields the protein MHSPARTRVLVAMSGGVDSSVAAALLVAAGHDCVGVFMRQAAPALPEAAAPAARPGHQGCCGVADALDARRVADRLGIPLYPLDLTGDFSRIIDAFAAEYGRGRTPNPCVRCNSWLKFGRLFDHADAIGATHVATGHYARLEQGADGTPILRRGHDAARDQSYVLFDIRPDRLRRTLLPVGGLAKAEVRERAAALGLATADKPDSQEICFVAPGQHAALVAHRLGGSRAGEIVDTAGTVLGRHPGIEHFTVGQSRGLGVATGARLHVVRIESQTCRVVVGSRAEVPEQELTAENATWIAPLPAEPFACMVQCRAQRAAAPAVVTPLPDGRFRARFTGGPGETPGPISPGQPAVCYAGDRVLGGGWIAS
- the apt gene encoding adenine phosphoribosyltransferase, producing MDLARHIRPIPDFPKPGILFRDITPLLADVAAFAAAIDRLAEPWRGARLDAIAAVEARGFLFAGPLALELNAGLIPVRKPGKLPAETISYEYDLEYGRDRLEMHTGILQPGARVLVVDDVLATGGTAAACMRLVEAAGGTVAGGAFLVEIEALGGRDRLAPQRVETVLRY
- the rpoS gene encoding RNA polymerase sigma factor, with protein sequence MPSRRPPTSAVQNPLETYLREINETSLLTAADEKRLAEAIATGDAAARDHMVRANLRLVVNIARGYANRGLPLPDLIEEGNLGLLRAVEGFDPRIGTRFSTYASYWIKQSIKRALINSGKTIRIPAYMVELLSKWRRATARLSDVLGRTPTPEEVARMLGLARKKLPIIKKAIHVHQSPPQTEQTEGGWSLGELIRDENAKCPAEVLLDDDTLRHVLRRIESLDTRAATIIRLRFGLGGGEPMTLKEIGAGLGLTRERVRQIESETLATLALELDGAPRATIRLRHGA